One part of the Drosophila teissieri strain GT53w chromosome 3R, Prin_Dtei_1.1, whole genome shotgun sequence genome encodes these proteins:
- the LOC122619221 gene encoding coiled-coil domain-containing protein 63: MADQSELDQLATAELQRLQRQHRGLQLDLRGLLEEKAKRLKKQNHMINVLQVEHQKLKEEIKTLEGGTHARKNTNREKHLGTLQEQQADLQKVLQNERTNLWELEGHIRKMEKEIDALRRNEVPDNCYKDSICKVQKSVVKLENRLDVVNKKCSDVLTENSKMRDAINHMLQDRANFNDMWQSMVTQFNEGKKFIMDLIDQSTLAFDQREELCNKLTVLKDRNENDKVMHIQEMREMQRRLEHDAKLQKFFDIKGQKRLNPELEQRELDKKQSQKETYEKQLLEYKEIIEKIKLLYGEEDADRLVAQFKRQEDENFALFNYVNELSHEVEVLNDSTQELQDEIERQKSEQTEKELKLKTEALDYLNAEKERIEQLAEETREKKRTLSIRLEQLLKGIEDIFRQLACDDAPILNVLSTKTFLTVHNVKLFIGVIERRVNLIISAINIEDNSNKILARKDRVPKFNIRESAKTKN, encoded by the exons ATGGCTGACCAAAGCGAGCTGGATCAATTGGCCACTGCCGAGCTGCAGAGGCTGCAACGCCAACATCGGGGTCTCCAGCTAGATCTTCGGGGTCTCCTCGAGGAGAAGGCCAAGCGGCTGAAGAAGCAGAATCACATGATCAATGTGCTGCAAGTTGAGCACCAGAAGCTGAAGGAGGAAATTAAAACTCTAGAAGGAGGAACTCATGCGCGAAAGAACACCAAT AGGGAGAAGCACCTGGGCACTTTGCAGGAACAGCAGGCGGATCTGCAGAAGGTGCTCCAGAATGAGCGGACCAATCTCTGGGAGTTGGAGGGCCACATacgaaaaatggaaaaggagaTTGATGCCCTGCGGCGCAACGAAGTGCCCGACAACTGCTACAAGGACTCCATCTGCAAGGTCCAGAAGAGCGTGGTCAAGTTGGAGAACCGCCTGGATGTCGTCAACAAAAAGTGCAGCGATGTGCTCACGGAAAACAGCAAGATGAGGGACGCCATTAACCACATGTTGCAGGACCG GGCAAACTTCAATGACATGTGGCAGTCGATGGTGACCCAGTTCAACGAGGGCAAGAAGTTCATCATGGATCTCATTGATCAGTCGACCCTGGCCTTCGACCAGCGAGAAGAGCTGTGCAACAAGCTTACCGTCCTGAAGGATCGCAACGAGAACGACAAGGTGATGCACATCCAGGAGATGCGCGAGATGCAGCGGCGCCTGGAGCACGACGCCAAGTTGCAGAAGTTCTTCGACATCAAGGGACAAAAGCGACTCAATccggagctggagcagcgcGAGCTGGACAAGAAGCAGAGCCAGAAGGAGACCTACGAGAAGCAGCTCCTGGAGTACAAGGAGATCATCGAGAAGATCAAGCTGCTCTACGGCGAGGAGGACGCGGACCGACTGGTGGCCCAGTTCAAGCGGCAGGAGGACGAGAACTTTGCCCTCTTCAACTATGTGAACGAGCTGAGTCACGAGGTGGAAGTACTCAACGATTCCACTCAGGAACTCCAGGATGAAATAG AACGGCAGAAATCGGAGCAGACCGAGAAGGAGTTGAAGCTTAAGACCGAGGCACTCGACTATCTGAATGCCGAAAAGGAGCGAATTGAGCAGCTGGCGGAGGAGACCAGAGAAAAGAAGCGAACCCTGAGCATCAGATTGGAACAGCTCCTCAAGGGCATCGAGGATATATTCAG ACAACTGGCCTGTGACGATGCTCCCATCCTGAATGTGCTCAGTACCAAAACCTTTCTGACAGTCCACAATGTGAAGCTTTTCATTGGCGTCATTGAACGCCGGGTCAACCTGATCATCAGCGCCATCAACATCGAGGATAACTCAAACAAAATACTGGCCCGAAAGGACCGTGTTCCCAAGTTCAACATACGGGAATCGGCGAAgactaaaaattaa
- the LOC122620759 gene encoding fatty acyl-CoA reductase wat, with amino-acid sequence MTPNNIISRTEMDEGIPGFYKDKVVFLTGATGFLGKVIIEKLLRTTEVKRIYSMIRPKKGKDIQERLAIWEKDPLFEVLLKLKPDALKRVSVIAGDCLDDDLGINMSDRKLLVSEVQIVIHGAATVRFNEPLHVALAINTRATRLMLQLAKEMKHLEAYLHISTAFSNCVIFRIEERFYPEHLTCDSDSVLTMSKLLSEQMMDNLAPTLVGDFPNTYTYTKALAEDVILRESGDLPVSVFRPSVIIATHEDPVSGWIDNLYGPIALIYGVGHGVLRLTTFDKDGYANMVPVDYCANVALASIWQTSKEKSQRETRPQPPIYTLAPSERNQLVNSDFLNHSLSVRTDFPLPKMIWYPFLHCISNPRLFPLAAFFYHTLPGYFFDLALRLTGRKPRLVKLYRSVHANMALLEHFFHNTWHFETKSTDRLRVLMSPEDRRMYNFDMEALDWKKYFQKALFGMRLYLAKEPPTKESLEQGRRLLYRLKFLHYSLMTLLCAIAVFLLWTLVRLFI; translated from the exons ATGACGCCTAACAATATCATATCCAGAACGGAAATGGACGAGGGCATTCCTGGATTTTACAAGGACAAGGTAGTGTTCCTTACAGGCGCCACCGGGTTTCTGGGAAAAG TGATAATTGAGAAGCTCTTGCGAACGACGGAGGTAAAACGTATTTACTCTATGATCAGACCCAAAAAGGGGAAGGATATTCAGGAGCGTCTCGCCATTTGGGAGAAGGACCCA CTCTTTGAAGTCCTGCTGAAGCTAAAGCCAGATGCACTGAAGCGAGTCTCCGTCATCGCAGGCGACTGTCTGGATGACGACCTGGGCATTAATATGTCGGATCGCAAGCTCCTGGTTTCTGAGGTGCAGATAGTGATCCATGGAGCAGCCACGGTGCGCTTCAATGAGCCACTTCACGTGGCCCTGGCCATCAATACACGTGCCACGAGACTGATGCTCCAGTTGGCCAAGGAGATGAAACACCTGGAGGCCTATTTGCACATCTCAACGGCGTTCTCCAACTGCGTTATTTTTCGCATCGAGGAGAGATTCTATCCCGAGCACCTGACCTGCGACTCGGACTCGGTTTTGACCATGAGTAAGCTACTGAGTGAGCAAATGATGGACAACCTGGCACCCACTCTGGTTGGAGACTTTCCCAACACCTACACCTACACCAAGGCCCTGGCGGAGGATGTAATCCTCAGGGAGTCCGGCGACCTTCCAGTGAGTGTCTTCCGACCATCAGTCA TAATTGCCACCCACGAAGATCCGGTTTCCGGTTGGATAGACAATCTCTACGGACCCATAGCTCTTATCTACGGCGTGGGCCATGGAGTCCTCCGCCTGACCACCTTCGACAAAGATGGTTATGCCAACATGGTGCCGGTGGACTACTGTGCGAATGTGGCTTTAGCTAGTATATGGCAGACATCCAAAGAGAAATCCCAACGAGAAACCAGACCCCAACCCCCCATCTACACCTTAGCTCCCAGTGAAAGAAACCAACTGGTCAACAGTGACTTTTTGAACCACTCCCTGAGCGTCCGGACAGATTTTCCACTGCCCAAGATGATATGGTACCCGTTCCTGCACTGCATTTCCAATCCGCGACTCTTCCCTCTAGCCGCCTTCTTCTACCATACTTTACCTGGCTATTTCTTCGATCTAGCCCTGAGACTCACGGGAAGAAAGCCTCGTCTGGTGAAGCTGTACAGAAGCGTACATGCCAACATGGCGTTGCTAGAGCACTTTTTCCACAACACTTGGCACTTTGAGACGAAGAGCACAGACCGGTTGAGAGTGTTGATGTCTCCGGAGGATCGGCGAATGTACAACTTCGATATGGAGGCTTTGGACTGGAAAAAGTACTTCCAGAAGGCCCTTTTCGGCATGCGGCTTTACCTGGCCAAAGAACCTCCAACTAAGGAATCCCTTGAACAAGGTCGGCGACTGCTCTATCG ATTGAAGTTCCTGCACTACAGCCTTATGACCTTACTGTGCGCCATAGCTGTCTTCCTGTTGTGGACCCTGGTCAGGTTGTTCATTTAA
- the LOC122618794 gene encoding fatty acyl-CoA reductase wat, which produces MDSDIQGFFKNKTVFLTGGTGFLGKVITEKLLRTTEVNRIYSLIRAKRGVPIQDRITTWAKDPVFEVLLRTKPDALQRVCPIEGDCLDSDLGISQSDRRILTAEVQVVIHGAATVRFDEALHLSLAINVRATRLMLQLAKQMTQLVSYVHISTAYSNCVVHDIAERFYPEHLNCSSDKILAVGEMVSNQLLDAMEPSLVGSFPNTYTYTKALAEDVILREAGDLPLCIFRPAIIMSTYKEPLVGWVDNLFGPLALCFGGARGIMRVTTVDPNAKISMVPADFCVNVALASAWKTAEKSVSNGKVQKPPIYAFAPSENNLLSYGSFIESSIFYRDIIPLTKMLWYPFVLCISNPSLFPLAAFFFHTLPGYFFDLLLRLKGRKPILVDLYRKIHKNIAVLGPFSSTTWNFDMTNTTELRESMSKQDRNLYDFDMAQLDWDDYFKSAMYGMRLYIGKEKPTAESIAKGLKLRMRLKVLHYAFASSLVSLAGYAFWSLGKLVV; this is translated from the exons ATGGATAGTGATATACAAGGATTCTTTAAAAACAAGACCGTTTTCCTTACGGGTGGCACCGGATTTCTGGGAAAAG TGATCACTGAGAAACTCCTGAGGACCACGGAAGTCAATCGGATTTACTCCTTAATCAGAGCCAAGCGCGGAGTGCCCATCCAGGACCGAATCACAACCTGGGCGAAGGATCCG GTGTTCGAGGTGCTCCTGAGGACGAAGCCAGATGCCTTGCAGCGGGTTTGTCCCATCGAGGGGGACTGCCTGGACTCGGATCTGGGTATTAGCCAATCGGATCGGAGGATCCTGACCGCCGAGGTGCAGGTTGTAATCCATGGAGCCGCTACTGTACGATTCGACGAGGCCCTTCACCTGTCCCTGGCCATCAATGTGCGGGCCACTCGTCTGATGCTTCAGCTGGCCAAGCAGATGACCCAGCTGGTGTCCTACGTCCACATCTCCACCGCCTACTCCAACTGCGTGGTGCATGACATCGCGGAGCGTTTCTATCCGGAGCACTTGAACTGCAGCTCGGATAAGATCCTGGCCGTGGGTGAAATGGTGAGCAATCAATTACTGGACGCGATGGAACCGAGCCTGGTTGGCTCCTTCCCCAACACGTACACCTACACCAAAGCCCTGGCTGAGGATGTGATCCTGCGGGAGGCGGGCGACCTGCCACTGTGCATCTTCCGCCCGGCGATCA TAATGTCCACTTACAAGGAGCCCCTGGTTGGCTGGGTGGACAACCTATTCGGACCATTGGCCCTCTGCTTCGGCGGAGCTCGCGGTATAATGCGGGTCACCACGGTGGACCCCAATGCCAAGATCAGCATGGTGCCCGCTGACTTCTGCGTAAATGTGGCATTGGCTAGTGCCTGGAAAACGGCCGAGAAGTCCGTATCAAATGGAAAGGTCCAGAAGCCTCCCATTTACGCGTTTGCGCCCAGCGAGAACAACTTGCTGAGCTACGGAAGCTTTATCGAATCATCTATATTTTATCGGGACATCATACCGCTGACCAAGATGCTGTGGTATCCCTTTGTCCTGTGCATCTCCAACCCATCCCTGTTTCCGCTGGCCGCCTTCTTCTTCCACACCCTCCCGGGCTACTTCTTCGATCTGTTGCTGCGTCTCAAGGGCCGGAAGCCCATTCTCGTGGATCTGTATCGGAAGATTCACAAGAACATCGCCGTCCTGGGTCCGTTCTCCAGCACCACCTGGAACTTTGACATGACCAACACCACGGAGCTAAGGGAATCGATGTCCAAGCAGGACCGCAACCTGTACGACTTCGACATGGCCCAGCTGGACTGGGATGACTACTTCAAGTCCGCCATGTACGGAATGCGCTTGTATATTGGAAAAGAGAAACCCACCGCGGAGTCCATTGCCAAGGGCCTGAAGCTGAGGATGCG TCTGAAGGTCCTTCACTATGCCTTCGCATCCTCGCTGGTTTCCCTTGCTGGTTACGCTTTTTGGTCACTGGGCAAACTCGTAGTTTAA
- the LOC122618795 gene encoding fatty acyl-CoA reductase wat — protein sequence MDTDIQRCFRSKTVFLTGATGFLGKVVIEKLLRTTEVKRIYVLIRPKRGVEITDRVITWSKDAVFELLLKSKPEALQRVCPIAGDCLDFDLGICENDRRLLASEVQIVIHGAATVRFNEPLHTALAINTRATKLMIQLAKEMRQLQAFVHISTAFSNCIIYNIKENFYPEHLNCSADKVLAMAELVSDELLDNMEQALLGPFPNTYTYTKALAEDVILKEAGGLPLCIFRPAVIIAAHKEPISGWIDNMYGPMAILFGVARGVLRIATIDHHAEASLVPVDYCANLTLACTWKTIDEGSGMEAQETPVIYQLAPIEQNKITHGQFIRHALDGRTNCPLTKMIWYPFIHCITVPWLFPLAAFFYHTLPAYFFDLALWLSGRKPRLVKVYEKIHKTLGILGPFACKSWRFDMRNTDRLRQLMSEEDRRIYYFDMASLNWKAYFLQALRGMRQFLGNEPPTPESIAQGKKLIRRLKLLHHILQAVLCFVALLALWSLARILV from the exons ATGGATACGGATATTCAGAGATGCTTCCGGAGCAAGACGGTGTTCCTCACTGGAGCCACTGGCTTCTTGGGAAAAGTCGTCATTGAGAAACTTCTGCGGACCACGGAGGTGAAACGCATCTATGTGTTGATTAGACCGAAGCGCGGAGTTGAGATTACGGATCGGGTTATCACGTGGTCGAAGGACGCG GTATTTGAACTGCTGCTCAAGTCCAAGCCGGAGGCCCTTCAAAGAGTTTGTCCCATCGCAGGGGATTGCCTCGACTTCGATTTGGGAATCTGCGAGAATGATCGCAGACTTCTGGCCTCCGAGGTGCAGATTGTCATCCATGGAGCAGCCACCGTGCGATTCAATGAGCCGCTGCACACGGCCCTTGCCATCAACACAAGGGCCACCAAACTGATGATCCAACTGGCCAAGGAAATGAGGCAGCTGCAGGCCTTTGTTCACATCTCCACCGCCTTCTCCAACTGCATTATCTACAACATCAAGGAAAACTTCTACCCCGAGCACCTCAACTGCAGCGCCGATAAGGTGCTGGCCATGGCTGAGCTGGTGAGCGACGAGCTCCTGGACAACATGGAGCAAGCGCTTCTTGGCCCTTTTCCCAACACGTACACCTACACCAAAGCACTGGCCGAGGACGTGATCCTGAAGGAAGCGGGTGGCTTGCCACTGTGCATCTTCCGACCGGCAGTCA TTATCGCGGCACACAAGGAACCCATCTCCGGCTGGATTGACAACATGTACGGACCAATGGCCATTCTTTTCGGCGTGGCCCGTGGGGTACTGCGCATTGCCACCATCGATCACCATGCCGAGGCAAGCCTGGTGCCCGTGGACTACTGCGCCAATTTGACTCTGGCCTGCACCTGGAAGACCATTGACGAAGGCAGCGGAATGGAGGCACAGGAAACACCTGTTATCTACCAGCTGGCGCCCATTGAGCAGAACAAAATCACCCACGGGCAGTTCATCCGACACGCCCTCGACGGACGCACCAACTGCCCGCTGACCAAGATGATTTGGTATCCCTTCATTCACTGCATCACAGTGCCGTGGCTCTTCCCCCTGGCAGCTTTCTTCTATCACACCCTGCCAGCCTACTTCTTCGACCTGGCTCTCTGGCTGAGTGGCCGGAAGCCCAGGCTGGTAAAGGTTTACGAGAAGATCCACAAGACTCTGGGCATCTTGGGCCCCTTTGCCTGCAAGAGCTGGCGCTTTGACATGCGGAACACGGATCGTCTGAGGCAGCTCATGTCGGAGGAGGATCGAAGGATATACTACTTCGATATGGCCAGCCTCAACTGGAAGGCATACTTCCTTCAAGCTCTTCGTGGCATGCGGCAGTTTTTGGGAAACGAGCCACCCACTCCGGAGTCCATTGCTCAAGGCAAGAAGCTCATTAGGCG TTTGAAGCTGCTCCATCATATCCTGCAAGCTGTCCTCTGTTTTGTGGCTCTACTAGCATTGTGGTCGTTGGCAAGGATCCTAGTGTGA